The following proteins are co-located in the Cyprinus carpio isolate SPL01 chromosome B19, ASM1834038v1, whole genome shotgun sequence genome:
- the anln gene encoding anillin isoform X5, translating into MDPFTEKLLERTRARRENLQRKMAERPTAANRPMAKRTREPLIDTNSVISEPTIEKALPSSKPSPSKRRCSDENTLLSGEENKQPMAPQMTASEPMTDKKPPLVPSSVRPMPVEQRSARCTPEPEVLPTRPPPDTEKMMRPPQSPAKSTDSLMKHAALDGAKEAQKDAPTPGLNMRSRLLRLAEQRHYWDSEGTSETVPENVVLSPLKSHKVDLPPASTTNSEFPVGRKGRLANLAATIGSWEDDLGHPPTRRDNAQAQPGMAFVRPPVSTVTSNSTKPSPAVERPQTAQPAPHKSYDSGQQSTVYSPVKSTRVVPPSPQKTEFPQPKLAQADPSPVSSPLKLYHSTQPSSPLKSLTASPSSPHRGYVSQSPLKNQGPSKLNSGAALNSSPTKPILTPKPSSTAAAERFTKDTTPLQHRGPAGTTVGVKSFLERFGERCQERNQNSPSALGGQGHTPGATPSATPKSRLLQERLGCTQVTSTTAVLTQKQKMEREAELAQIRNRFQKGNMLRSKEDLSEVKNDTENKEIGLSVQSQTSVPVPEVLNSPSKPSEKGKECVFPSPVKEVEFTEKMPMVKEQEEVKEIDEEGEIEMNVDGSVNSEVINELFDGVLDESEEQSDEEDADEDPLNISSMSLLAPLAETVAAVVKSPERKPMTSTPASSFIEKNSTPESVSRPSKFQRTRMLQAGSSDGIDVADEQQNQNLLYSIDAYRSTRIKTESEKPHVKQVIVRKEDVSQRMETSGSSSHINIKQKIKMLTNEMNLQQTVIHQASQALNCCTDEEHGKGSQVEAEAERLLLIATERRAALKAELDRLKAEGPTAQKKSPSSAQVEMGIPASKGSISLLELRLPLKADFICSSANKPECGNHYFFVMIRAGAENTVATPLASTRTGLSGDALTFSTRFTLSDVSNDFEIDIEVYCFVQKRELNPDKKKKLKSKAITPKRFLAISKSNLQTPVVASPGGPNAVRTSSFVLVGSHKLTLASIGKNKFPLEKIRYEGVERELLSDMFHKKVPFLCPLEGHVYLKMQCEVGSRIEERGFLTMFEDVSGFGAWHRRWCVLSGYCISFWTYPDDEKRKNPIGRINLANCTSRKVEPANREFCARPNTFELITVRPQREDDRETLVSQCKDTLCVTKNWLSADTKDERNLWMQKLNQILIDLRTWQPDSCYKPM; encoded by the exons GAGCCTATGACGGACAAGAAGCCACCCCTGGTTCCAAGCAGTGTTCGTCCCATGCCTGTGGAGCAAAGGTCTGCTCGTTGTACTCCAGAACCAGAAGTGCTGCCCACTCGACCTCCTCCAGACACTGAAAAGATGATGCGCCCTCCTCAATCTCCAGCAAAAAGCACAGATAGTTTAATGAAGCACGCTGCTTTAGATGGAGCCAAAGAGGCACAGAAAGATGCACCAACCCCAGGCCTCAACATGAGATCTCGACTACTAAGACTGGCTGAGCAAAGGCATTACTGGGACTCTGAGG GGACCTCAGAAACAGTCCCAGAGAACGTAGTTTTGTCTCCTCTGAAGTCGCACAAAGTGGATCTCCCTCCTGCTTCAACAACAAACTCTGAGTTCCCCGTTGGAAGAAAGGGTAGACTGGCAAACCTTGCTGCCACAATCGGTTCCTGGGAAGATGACCTTGGACACCCGCCCACTCGCCGGGACAATGCACAAGCACAGCCTGGCATGGCCTTTGTGCGCCCTCCTGTCAGTACAGTGACGAGTAACAGTACCAAGCCAAGTCCTGCTGTGGAACGACCTCAGACTGCCCAACCAGCTCCACACAAGTCTTATGACAGCGGTCAGCAG TCAACAGTTTACTCTCCAGTCAAGTCAACCAGAGTGGTTCCACCTAGTCCCCAGAAGACAGAGTTTCCTCAGCCCAAACTGGCTCAAGCAGATCCCTCTCCTGTTTCCAGCCCACTAAAGCTGTATCACTCCACTCAGCCCTCCAGTCCACTTAAATCTTTGACAGCATCTCCCTCCAGTCCCCACAGAGGTTACGTCTCTCAAAGCCCCCTGAAGAACCAGGGCCCATCTAAATTGAATTCTGGTGCAGCTCTTAATTCAAGCCCTACAAAACCAATTTTGACACCTAAACCCTCTTCTACTGCTGCTGCTGAGAGGTTTACCAAGGACACGACACCCTTACAGCACAGAGGCCCAGCTGGAACTACTG TAGGTGTCAAATCATTTTTGGAGCGTTTTGGAGAAAGGTGCCAGGAGCGCAACCAGAATTCTCCCTCCGCATTAGGAGGTCAAGGACACACACCTGGGGCTACTCCCTCTGCCACCCCCAAGTCCAGGCTGCTCCAGGAGAGGCTGGGGTGCACCCAGGTCACCTCCACTACAGCTGTCCTCACTCAGAAGCAGAAAATG gaGCGAGAGGCAGAACTGGCTCAAATTCGTAATCGATTTCAAAAAGGCAACATGTTGAGGAGCAAAGAGGATCTCAGTGAGGTCAAGAATGACACTGAAAACAAG GAAATTGGACTGTCTGTACAGAGTCAGACTTCTGTGCCAGTGCCTGAAGTACTCAACAGTCCTTCTAAACCTAGTGAAAAag gtaaggAATGTGTTTTTCCAAGCCCTGTAAAGGAAGTGGAATTTACAGAAAAGATGCCTATGGTGAAAGAGCAAGAGGAAGTGAAAg AAATAGATGAAGAGGGTGAGATTGAGATGAACGTGGATGGCTCGGTTAACTCTGAGGTGATAAATGAGCTGTTTGATGGAGTCCTGGATGAAAGCGAGGAGCAAAGTGATGAGGAGGATGCAGATGAAGATCCTCTGAATATCTCCTCCATGTCTCTCCTTGCTCCACTCGCAGAGACTGTTGCAGCTGTGGTCAAGAGCCCAGAAAGGAAGCCTATG ACATCGACTCCTGCCAGCTCATTTATTGAGAAGAATTCCACCCCTGAGAGTGTATCTAGACCCAGTAAGTTCCAAAGGACACGCATGTTACAAGCTGGATCATCTGATGGCATCGATGTCGCAGATGAGCAGCAAAACCAGAACCTTCTCTACAG CATTGATGCCTACAGATCCACAAGGATTAAGACTGAGTCAGAGAAACCTCATGTTAAACAGGTGATAGTGAGGAAAGAGGATGTGTCTCAGAGAATGGAGACCAGTGGGAGCTCCAGTCACATCAACATCAAGCAGAAAATTAAG ATGCTGACCAATGAGATGAACCTGCAGCAGACAGTGATCCATCAGGCTAGTCAGGCTCTCAACTGCTGCACAGATGAAGAACATGGAAAAGGATCTCAAGTGGAGGCTGAGGCTGAGAGACTGCTGCTAATTGCCA CTGAAAGGAGGGCCGCTCTGAAGGCTGAATTGGACCGGCTAAAAGCAGAGGGTCCAACAGCCCAAAAGAAAAGCCCAAGCAGTGCCCAGGTGGAAATGGGTATACCTGCTTCTAAAGGGTCCATCTCACTGCTGGAGCTGCGACTCCCTCTGAAGGCTGACTTTATCTGTTCTTCTGCCAACAAGCCTG AATGTGGAAACCATTACTTCTTTGTGATGATCCGTGCTGGAGCTGAAAACACAGTGGCGACTCCTCTGGCAAGCACACGCACTGGTCTAAGTGGCGATGCTTTGACCTTCTCCACCAGATTCACTTT GTCTGATGTCTCTAATGACTTTGAGATTGATATTGAGGTCTACTGTTTT GTTCAGAAAAGGGAGCTGAACCCTGACAAGAAGAAAAAGCTCAAGTCAAAG GCTATCACACCAAAAAGGTTCCTTGCTATCTCT aAGAGCAACCTCCAAACACCTG TTGTGGCTAGCCCTGGTGGTCCAAACGCAGTGCGCACCAGTAGCTTTGTACTTGTCGGATCACACAAGCTAACTCTTGCCTCTATTGGGAAAAACAAATTCCCGTTGGAGAAG ATCAGATATGAAGGGGTTGAAAGAGAGCTGCTCAGTGACATGTTTCACAAAAAG GTACCTTTCCTTTGTCCTTTGGAGGGGCACGTTTATCTGAAAATGCAGTGTGAGGTTGGCTCACGGATAGAGGAAAGAGGCTTCCTG ACTATGTTTGAGGATGTCAGTGGGTTTGGAGCGTGGCACAGGAGGTGGTGTGTCCTTTCAGGATACTGCATCTCTTTTTGGACCTACCCTGATGATGAAAAACGGAAG AATCCAATTGGTCGCATTAACCTTGCCAATTGTACGAGTCGTAAAGTGGAGCCGGCAAACAGAGAGTTCTGTGCCCGGCCCAATACCTTTGAGCTAATCACTGTGAGACCACAAAGGGAGGATGACAGAGAGACCCTGGTCAGCCAGTGCAAGGACACACTGTGTGTTACAAA GAACTGGCTGAGTGCCGACACTAAGGATGAGAGGAATCTGTGGATGCAGAAGCTCAACCAGATCTTGATAGACCTGCGCACATGGCAGCCAGATTCATGTTACAAACCCATGTAA
- the anln gene encoding anillin isoform X2, giving the protein MDPFTEKLLERTRARRENLQRKMAERPTAANRPMAKRTREPLIDTNSVISEPTIEKALPSSKPSPSKRRCSDENTLLSGEENKQPMAPQMTASEPMTDKKPPLVPSSVRPMPVEQRSARCTPEPEVLPTRPPPDTEKMMRPPQSPAKSTDSLMKHAALDGAKEAQKDAPTPGLNMRSRLLRLAEQRHYWDSEGTSETVPENVVLSPLKSHKVDLPPASTTNSEFPVGRKGRLANLAATIGSWEDDLGHPPTRRDNAQAQPGMAFVRPPVSTVTSNSTKPSPAVERPQTAQPAPHKSYDSGQQSTVYSPVKSTRVVPPSPQKTEFPQPKLAQADPSPVSSPLKLYHSTQPSSPLKSLTASPSSPHRGYVSQSPLKNQGPSKLNSGAALNSSPTKPILTPKPSSTAAAERFTKDTTPLQHRGPAGTTGVKSFLERFGERCQERNQNSPSALGGQGHTPGATPSATPKSRLLQERLGCTQVTSTTAVLTQKQKMEREAELAQIRNRFQKGNMLRSKEDLSEVKNDTENKEIGLSVQSQTSVPVPEVLNSPSKPSEKGKECVFPSPVKEVEFTEKMPMVKEQEEVKEIDEEGEIEMNVDGSVNSEVINELFDGVLDESEEQSDEEDADEDPLNISSMSLLAPLAETVAAVVKSPERKPMTSTPASSFIEKNSTPESVSRPSKFQRTRMLQAGSSDGIDVADEQQNQNLLYSIDAYRSTRIKTESEKPHVKQVIVRKEDVSQRMETSGSSSHINIKQKIKMLTNEMNLQQTVIHQASQALNCCTDEEHGKGSQVEAEAERLLLIATERRAALKAELDRLKAEGPTAQKKSPSSAQVEMGIPASKGSISLLELRLPLKADFICSSANKPECGNHYFFVMIRAGAENTVATPLASTRTGLSGDALTFSTRFTLSDVSNDFEIDIEVYCFVQKRELNPDKKKKLKSKSSSQRVQILLRHFHDMDGCLLAITPKRFLAISKSNLQTPVVASPGGPNAVRTSSFVLVGSHKLTLASIGKNKFPLEKIRYEGVERELLSDMFHKKVPFLCPLEGHVYLKMQCEVGSRIEERGFLTMFEDVSGFGAWHRRWCVLSGYCISFWTYPDDEKRKNPIGRINLANCTSRKVEPANREFCARPNTFELITVRPQREDDRETLVSQCKDTLCVTKNWLSADTKDERNLWMQKLNQILIDLRTWQPDSCYKPM; this is encoded by the exons GAGCCTATGACGGACAAGAAGCCACCCCTGGTTCCAAGCAGTGTTCGTCCCATGCCTGTGGAGCAAAGGTCTGCTCGTTGTACTCCAGAACCAGAAGTGCTGCCCACTCGACCTCCTCCAGACACTGAAAAGATGATGCGCCCTCCTCAATCTCCAGCAAAAAGCACAGATAGTTTAATGAAGCACGCTGCTTTAGATGGAGCCAAAGAGGCACAGAAAGATGCACCAACCCCAGGCCTCAACATGAGATCTCGACTACTAAGACTGGCTGAGCAAAGGCATTACTGGGACTCTGAGG GGACCTCAGAAACAGTCCCAGAGAACGTAGTTTTGTCTCCTCTGAAGTCGCACAAAGTGGATCTCCCTCCTGCTTCAACAACAAACTCTGAGTTCCCCGTTGGAAGAAAGGGTAGACTGGCAAACCTTGCTGCCACAATCGGTTCCTGGGAAGATGACCTTGGACACCCGCCCACTCGCCGGGACAATGCACAAGCACAGCCTGGCATGGCCTTTGTGCGCCCTCCTGTCAGTACAGTGACGAGTAACAGTACCAAGCCAAGTCCTGCTGTGGAACGACCTCAGACTGCCCAACCAGCTCCACACAAGTCTTATGACAGCGGTCAGCAG TCAACAGTTTACTCTCCAGTCAAGTCAACCAGAGTGGTTCCACCTAGTCCCCAGAAGACAGAGTTTCCTCAGCCCAAACTGGCTCAAGCAGATCCCTCTCCTGTTTCCAGCCCACTAAAGCTGTATCACTCCACTCAGCCCTCCAGTCCACTTAAATCTTTGACAGCATCTCCCTCCAGTCCCCACAGAGGTTACGTCTCTCAAAGCCCCCTGAAGAACCAGGGCCCATCTAAATTGAATTCTGGTGCAGCTCTTAATTCAAGCCCTACAAAACCAATTTTGACACCTAAACCCTCTTCTACTGCTGCTGCTGAGAGGTTTACCAAGGACACGACACCCTTACAGCACAGAGGCCCAGCTGGAACTACTG GTGTCAAATCATTTTTGGAGCGTTTTGGAGAAAGGTGCCAGGAGCGCAACCAGAATTCTCCCTCCGCATTAGGAGGTCAAGGACACACACCTGGGGCTACTCCCTCTGCCACCCCCAAGTCCAGGCTGCTCCAGGAGAGGCTGGGGTGCACCCAGGTCACCTCCACTACAGCTGTCCTCACTCAGAAGCAGAAAATG gaGCGAGAGGCAGAACTGGCTCAAATTCGTAATCGATTTCAAAAAGGCAACATGTTGAGGAGCAAAGAGGATCTCAGTGAGGTCAAGAATGACACTGAAAACAAG GAAATTGGACTGTCTGTACAGAGTCAGACTTCTGTGCCAGTGCCTGAAGTACTCAACAGTCCTTCTAAACCTAGTGAAAAag gtaaggAATGTGTTTTTCCAAGCCCTGTAAAGGAAGTGGAATTTACAGAAAAGATGCCTATGGTGAAAGAGCAAGAGGAAGTGAAAg AAATAGATGAAGAGGGTGAGATTGAGATGAACGTGGATGGCTCGGTTAACTCTGAGGTGATAAATGAGCTGTTTGATGGAGTCCTGGATGAAAGCGAGGAGCAAAGTGATGAGGAGGATGCAGATGAAGATCCTCTGAATATCTCCTCCATGTCTCTCCTTGCTCCACTCGCAGAGACTGTTGCAGCTGTGGTCAAGAGCCCAGAAAGGAAGCCTATG ACATCGACTCCTGCCAGCTCATTTATTGAGAAGAATTCCACCCCTGAGAGTGTATCTAGACCCAGTAAGTTCCAAAGGACACGCATGTTACAAGCTGGATCATCTGATGGCATCGATGTCGCAGATGAGCAGCAAAACCAGAACCTTCTCTACAG CATTGATGCCTACAGATCCACAAGGATTAAGACTGAGTCAGAGAAACCTCATGTTAAACAGGTGATAGTGAGGAAAGAGGATGTGTCTCAGAGAATGGAGACCAGTGGGAGCTCCAGTCACATCAACATCAAGCAGAAAATTAAG ATGCTGACCAATGAGATGAACCTGCAGCAGACAGTGATCCATCAGGCTAGTCAGGCTCTCAACTGCTGCACAGATGAAGAACATGGAAAAGGATCTCAAGTGGAGGCTGAGGCTGAGAGACTGCTGCTAATTGCCA CTGAAAGGAGGGCCGCTCTGAAGGCTGAATTGGACCGGCTAAAAGCAGAGGGTCCAACAGCCCAAAAGAAAAGCCCAAGCAGTGCCCAGGTGGAAATGGGTATACCTGCTTCTAAAGGGTCCATCTCACTGCTGGAGCTGCGACTCCCTCTGAAGGCTGACTTTATCTGTTCTTCTGCCAACAAGCCTG AATGTGGAAACCATTACTTCTTTGTGATGATCCGTGCTGGAGCTGAAAACACAGTGGCGACTCCTCTGGCAAGCACACGCACTGGTCTAAGTGGCGATGCTTTGACCTTCTCCACCAGATTCACTTT GTCTGATGTCTCTAATGACTTTGAGATTGATATTGAGGTCTACTGTTTT GTTCAGAAAAGGGAGCTGAACCCTGACAAGAAGAAAAAGCTCAAGTCAAAG AGCAGCAGTCAGCGTGTCCAGATTCTCCTGAGGCATTTCCATGACATGGATGGATGCTTGTTG GCTATCACACCAAAAAGGTTCCTTGCTATCTCT aAGAGCAACCTCCAAACACCTG TTGTGGCTAGCCCTGGTGGTCCAAACGCAGTGCGCACCAGTAGCTTTGTACTTGTCGGATCACACAAGCTAACTCTTGCCTCTATTGGGAAAAACAAATTCCCGTTGGAGAAG ATCAGATATGAAGGGGTTGAAAGAGAGCTGCTCAGTGACATGTTTCACAAAAAG GTACCTTTCCTTTGTCCTTTGGAGGGGCACGTTTATCTGAAAATGCAGTGTGAGGTTGGCTCACGGATAGAGGAAAGAGGCTTCCTG ACTATGTTTGAGGATGTCAGTGGGTTTGGAGCGTGGCACAGGAGGTGGTGTGTCCTTTCAGGATACTGCATCTCTTTTTGGACCTACCCTGATGATGAAAAACGGAAG AATCCAATTGGTCGCATTAACCTTGCCAATTGTACGAGTCGTAAAGTGGAGCCGGCAAACAGAGAGTTCTGTGCCCGGCCCAATACCTTTGAGCTAATCACTGTGAGACCACAAAGGGAGGATGACAGAGAGACCCTGGTCAGCCAGTGCAAGGACACACTGTGTGTTACAAA GAACTGGCTGAGTGCCGACACTAAGGATGAGAGGAATCTGTGGATGCAGAAGCTCAACCAGATCTTGATAGACCTGCGCACATGGCAGCCAGATTCATGTTACAAACCCATGTAA
- the anln gene encoding anillin isoform X7, protein MDPFTEKLLERTRARRENLQRKMAERPTAANRPMAKRTREPLIDTNSVISEPTIEKALPSSKPSPSKRRCSDENTLLSGEENKQPMAPQMTASEPMTDKKPPLVPSSVRPMPVEQRSARCTPEPEVLPTRPPPDTEKMMRPPQSPAKSTDSLMKHAALDGAKEAQKDAPTPGLNMRSRLLRLAEQRHYWDSEGTSETVPENVVLSPLKSHKVDLPPASTTNSEFPVGRKGRLANLAATIGSWEDDLGHPPTRRDNAQAQPGMAFVRPPVSTVTSNSTKPSPAVERPQTAQPAPHKSYDSGQQSTVYSPVKSTRVVPPSPQKTEFPQPKLAQADPSPVSSPLKLYHSTQPSSPLKSLTASPSSPHRGYVSQSPLKNQGPSKLNSGAALNSSPTKPILTPKPSSTAAAERFTKDTTPLQHRGPAGTTVGVKSFLERFGERCQERNQNSPSALGGQGHTPGATPSATPKSRLLQERLGCTQVTSTTAVLTQKQKMEREAELAQIRNRFQKGNMLRSKEDLSEVKNDTENKEIGLSVQSQTSVPVPEVLNSPSKPSEKGKECVFPSPVKEVEFTEKMPMVKEQEEVKEIDEEGEIEMNVDGSVNSEVINELFDGVLDESEEQSDEEDADEDPLNISSMSLLAPLAETVAAVVKSPERKPMTSTPASSFIEKNSTPESVSRPSKFQRTRMLQAGSSDGIDVADEQQNQNLLYSIDAYRSTRIKTESEKPHVKQVIVRKEDVSQRMETSGSSSHINIKQKIKMLTNEMNLQQTVIHQASQALNCCTDEEHGKGSQVEAEAERLLLIATERRAALKAELDRLKAEGPTAQKKSPSSAQVEMGIPASKGSISLLELRLPLKADFICSSANKPECGNHYFFVMIRAGAENTVATPLASTRTGLSGDALTFSTRFTLSDVSNDFEIDIEVYCFVQKRELNPDKKKKLKSKAITPKRFLAISKSNLQTPVVASPGGPNAVRTSSFVLVGSHKLTLASIGKNKFPLEKVPFLCPLEGHVYLKMQCEVGSRIEERGFLTMFEDVSGFGAWHRRWCVLSGYCISFWTYPDDEKRKNPIGRINLANCTSRKVEPANREFCARPNTFELITVRPQREDDRETLVSQCKDTLCVTKNWLSADTKDERNLWMQKLNQILIDLRTWQPDSCYKPM, encoded by the exons GAGCCTATGACGGACAAGAAGCCACCCCTGGTTCCAAGCAGTGTTCGTCCCATGCCTGTGGAGCAAAGGTCTGCTCGTTGTACTCCAGAACCAGAAGTGCTGCCCACTCGACCTCCTCCAGACACTGAAAAGATGATGCGCCCTCCTCAATCTCCAGCAAAAAGCACAGATAGTTTAATGAAGCACGCTGCTTTAGATGGAGCCAAAGAGGCACAGAAAGATGCACCAACCCCAGGCCTCAACATGAGATCTCGACTACTAAGACTGGCTGAGCAAAGGCATTACTGGGACTCTGAGG GGACCTCAGAAACAGTCCCAGAGAACGTAGTTTTGTCTCCTCTGAAGTCGCACAAAGTGGATCTCCCTCCTGCTTCAACAACAAACTCTGAGTTCCCCGTTGGAAGAAAGGGTAGACTGGCAAACCTTGCTGCCACAATCGGTTCCTGGGAAGATGACCTTGGACACCCGCCCACTCGCCGGGACAATGCACAAGCACAGCCTGGCATGGCCTTTGTGCGCCCTCCTGTCAGTACAGTGACGAGTAACAGTACCAAGCCAAGTCCTGCTGTGGAACGACCTCAGACTGCCCAACCAGCTCCACACAAGTCTTATGACAGCGGTCAGCAG TCAACAGTTTACTCTCCAGTCAAGTCAACCAGAGTGGTTCCACCTAGTCCCCAGAAGACAGAGTTTCCTCAGCCCAAACTGGCTCAAGCAGATCCCTCTCCTGTTTCCAGCCCACTAAAGCTGTATCACTCCACTCAGCCCTCCAGTCCACTTAAATCTTTGACAGCATCTCCCTCCAGTCCCCACAGAGGTTACGTCTCTCAAAGCCCCCTGAAGAACCAGGGCCCATCTAAATTGAATTCTGGTGCAGCTCTTAATTCAAGCCCTACAAAACCAATTTTGACACCTAAACCCTCTTCTACTGCTGCTGCTGAGAGGTTTACCAAGGACACGACACCCTTACAGCACAGAGGCCCAGCTGGAACTACTG TAGGTGTCAAATCATTTTTGGAGCGTTTTGGAGAAAGGTGCCAGGAGCGCAACCAGAATTCTCCCTCCGCATTAGGAGGTCAAGGACACACACCTGGGGCTACTCCCTCTGCCACCCCCAAGTCCAGGCTGCTCCAGGAGAGGCTGGGGTGCACCCAGGTCACCTCCACTACAGCTGTCCTCACTCAGAAGCAGAAAATG gaGCGAGAGGCAGAACTGGCTCAAATTCGTAATCGATTTCAAAAAGGCAACATGTTGAGGAGCAAAGAGGATCTCAGTGAGGTCAAGAATGACACTGAAAACAAG GAAATTGGACTGTCTGTACAGAGTCAGACTTCTGTGCCAGTGCCTGAAGTACTCAACAGTCCTTCTAAACCTAGTGAAAAag gtaaggAATGTGTTTTTCCAAGCCCTGTAAAGGAAGTGGAATTTACAGAAAAGATGCCTATGGTGAAAGAGCAAGAGGAAGTGAAAg AAATAGATGAAGAGGGTGAGATTGAGATGAACGTGGATGGCTCGGTTAACTCTGAGGTGATAAATGAGCTGTTTGATGGAGTCCTGGATGAAAGCGAGGAGCAAAGTGATGAGGAGGATGCAGATGAAGATCCTCTGAATATCTCCTCCATGTCTCTCCTTGCTCCACTCGCAGAGACTGTTGCAGCTGTGGTCAAGAGCCCAGAAAGGAAGCCTATG ACATCGACTCCTGCCAGCTCATTTATTGAGAAGAATTCCACCCCTGAGAGTGTATCTAGACCCAGTAAGTTCCAAAGGACACGCATGTTACAAGCTGGATCATCTGATGGCATCGATGTCGCAGATGAGCAGCAAAACCAGAACCTTCTCTACAG CATTGATGCCTACAGATCCACAAGGATTAAGACTGAGTCAGAGAAACCTCATGTTAAACAGGTGATAGTGAGGAAAGAGGATGTGTCTCAGAGAATGGAGACCAGTGGGAGCTCCAGTCACATCAACATCAAGCAGAAAATTAAG ATGCTGACCAATGAGATGAACCTGCAGCAGACAGTGATCCATCAGGCTAGTCAGGCTCTCAACTGCTGCACAGATGAAGAACATGGAAAAGGATCTCAAGTGGAGGCTGAGGCTGAGAGACTGCTGCTAATTGCCA CTGAAAGGAGGGCCGCTCTGAAGGCTGAATTGGACCGGCTAAAAGCAGAGGGTCCAACAGCCCAAAAGAAAAGCCCAAGCAGTGCCCAGGTGGAAATGGGTATACCTGCTTCTAAAGGGTCCATCTCACTGCTGGAGCTGCGACTCCCTCTGAAGGCTGACTTTATCTGTTCTTCTGCCAACAAGCCTG AATGTGGAAACCATTACTTCTTTGTGATGATCCGTGCTGGAGCTGAAAACACAGTGGCGACTCCTCTGGCAAGCACACGCACTGGTCTAAGTGGCGATGCTTTGACCTTCTCCACCAGATTCACTTT GTCTGATGTCTCTAATGACTTTGAGATTGATATTGAGGTCTACTGTTTT GTTCAGAAAAGGGAGCTGAACCCTGACAAGAAGAAAAAGCTCAAGTCAAAG GCTATCACACCAAAAAGGTTCCTTGCTATCTCT aAGAGCAACCTCCAAACACCTG TTGTGGCTAGCCCTGGTGGTCCAAACGCAGTGCGCACCAGTAGCTTTGTACTTGTCGGATCACACAAGCTAACTCTTGCCTCTATTGGGAAAAACAAATTCCCGTTGGAGAAG GTACCTTTCCTTTGTCCTTTGGAGGGGCACGTTTATCTGAAAATGCAGTGTGAGGTTGGCTCACGGATAGAGGAAAGAGGCTTCCTG ACTATGTTTGAGGATGTCAGTGGGTTTGGAGCGTGGCACAGGAGGTGGTGTGTCCTTTCAGGATACTGCATCTCTTTTTGGACCTACCCTGATGATGAAAAACGGAAG AATCCAATTGGTCGCATTAACCTTGCCAATTGTACGAGTCGTAAAGTGGAGCCGGCAAACAGAGAGTTCTGTGCCCGGCCCAATACCTTTGAGCTAATCACTGTGAGACCACAAAGGGAGGATGACAGAGAGACCCTGGTCAGCCAGTGCAAGGACACACTGTGTGTTACAAA GAACTGGCTGAGTGCCGACACTAAGGATGAGAGGAATCTGTGGATGCAGAAGCTCAACCAGATCTTGATAGACCTGCGCACATGGCAGCCAGATTCATGTTACAAACCCATGTAA